The following coding sequences are from one Pirellulales bacterium window:
- a CDS encoding DUF1800 domain-containing protein, producing the protein MAIDPDWAWKAYHPDAKNPWNLAKVGHLYRRAGFSASSDELDRSLADGPEKTIGNLLAGGTAQPALVQQAFERQMADIAASLDYTNEAELRAWWLLRILQTPHPLQERLTLFWHDHFATSNAKVRNLRYMFDQNQLLRRNALGSFRTMLAEISKDPAMMIWLDTSLNKKGTANENYSRELMELFCLGIGHYTEQDVREGARAFTGWEIRDNKFAFNAAQHDDGLKQYLGQRGNFGGEDIVRICLEQEAAAYFIAGKLFRLFVSETLVPSPELLKPLATRFRQSDYNLRELVETMLRSNLFFSPEVYRTQIKSPVDFAVGIVRALEGHVGAIPLADALEGLGQRLFSPPSVKGWPGGDVWINSTTLLLRHNLALNITSTQDNRFGRRTDPAELARKRGKHSDDEIVAFFVRLFLQDDIPADARASLLDYLAGAHKQKYPAYWSAQDQQDHRVRAVCHLLLTQAEFQLN; encoded by the coding sequence ATGGCCATCGATCCCGACTGGGCTTGGAAGGCGTACCACCCCGACGCCAAAAATCCTTGGAACCTCGCCAAGGTCGGCCATCTCTATCGCCGCGCCGGCTTCAGCGCGAGCTCCGACGAGTTGGATAGATCGCTTGCCGACGGTCCGGAGAAAACGATCGGCAATCTACTCGCCGGCGGCACCGCCCAACCGGCACTCGTGCAGCAAGCATTCGAGCGGCAAATGGCCGATATCGCCGCTTCGCTCGACTACACCAACGAGGCCGAATTGCGTGCCTGGTGGCTGCTTCGCATTCTGCAGACGCCCCATCCGTTGCAAGAGCGGCTGACGCTCTTCTGGCACGATCATTTCGCCACCAGCAACGCGAAGGTCCGCAACTTGCGCTACATGTTCGATCAGAACCAACTGCTGCGCCGCAATGCCTTGGGCAGCTTCCGCACGATGCTCGCCGAAATCTCCAAGGATCCGGCGATGATGATCTGGCTCGATACCAGCTTGAATAAGAAGGGAACCGCCAACGAAAATTATTCCCGCGAGCTGATGGAGCTCTTCTGCCTCGGCATCGGCCACTACACCGAGCAAGACGTTCGCGAGGGGGCCCGCGCTTTCACCGGCTGGGAAATAAGAGACAACAAGTTTGCATTCAATGCCGCGCAACACGACGACGGCCTGAAACAATATTTGGGCCAGCGCGGAAACTTCGGCGGCGAAGACATCGTTCGAATCTGCCTCGAGCAAGAAGCCGCCGCCTATTTTATCGCCGGCAAGCTATTTCGCCTCTTCGTCAGCGAAACGCTCGTCCCTTCTCCCGAACTGCTCAAGCCGCTTGCCACGCGGTTCCGCCAAAGCGACTACAACCTTCGCGAACTGGTCGAAACCATGCTCCGCTCGAACCTGTTCTTCTCGCCGGAAGTCTATCGCACCCAGATCAAATCGCCGGTCGATTTCGCCGTCGGCATCGTGCGCGCCCTTGAAGGCCATGTCGGTGCGATTCCGTTGGCCGACGCGCTCGAGGGTTTGGGCCAGCGGCTGTTCTCGCCGCCATCGGTGAAGGGCTGGCCGGGAGGCGACGTGTGGATCAATTCCACGACGCTGCTGCTGCGGCATAACTTGGCCCTGAATATCACTTCGACGCAAGACAATCGATTCGGCCGCCGCACCGATCCGGCCGAGCTGGCTCGCAAGCGCGGCAAGCATTCCGACGACGAAATCGTCGCTTTCTTCGTTCGCCTGTTTCTGCAAGACGATATTCCTGCCGATGCCCGCGCCAGCCTGCTCGACTATTTGGCCGGAGCCCACAAGCAAAAATATCCTGCCTATTGGAGCGCGCAGGATCAACAAGACCACCGCGTGCGAGCCGTTTGTCATCTGCTGCTGACACAAGCCGAGTTTCAGTTGAACTAA
- a CDS encoding DUF1501 domain-containing protein, giving the protein MHNRRTFLANSMTAAGIVACGQTAPLFLSRAAAAVPSTHKPGAKETILVVVQLTGGNDGLNTVVPFADDGYPKLRKALRIPTANLKKINDSIGLHPSLAGFAELVQDQALAIVQGVGYPNPNESHFRSMDIWQSASLAEELTEGWLGKSLVQMPASPAFHVAAPNEQSWLALTGAPSKVPSLTSLQEFQLQTFAASRADHDRQRKLIELDAARRTPASDSSGRAALLDFVRHTAVNTYANSRRLHDLSQNYQPSVPYPDSGLAGRLKLVAQLIEADIGARIFYVTLNGFDTHANQLTIHANLLRELSEAATAFFKDMSARGHRDRVLLMTFSEFGRRAKENQSQGTDHGSAAPMFLIGGRVRPGVIGAHPSLSDLVMDKLRHHTDFRQVYAAVLEQWLGISSKPVLDGDFHPVRIVRS; this is encoded by the coding sequence ATGCACAACCGCCGCACTTTCCTCGCGAATTCAATGACGGCCGCGGGCATTGTGGCCTGCGGGCAAACGGCTCCGCTGTTTTTGAGCCGCGCCGCTGCCGCCGTGCCGTCGACCCACAAGCCGGGCGCCAAGGAAACGATTCTTGTCGTCGTGCAGCTCACCGGCGGCAACGATGGGCTGAACACCGTCGTGCCGTTCGCCGACGACGGCTATCCAAAGCTCCGCAAGGCGCTCCGCATTCCGACGGCCAATTTGAAAAAGATCAACGACTCGATCGGCCTGCACCCGTCGCTCGCGGGCTTTGCCGAGTTGGTCCAAGATCAGGCGCTGGCGATTGTGCAAGGCGTCGGCTATCCGAATCCGAACGAATCGCACTTCCGCTCGATGGATATTTGGCAATCCGCGAGTCTGGCCGAGGAGTTGACCGAAGGCTGGCTCGGCAAATCGCTGGTGCAGATGCCGGCGAGCCCGGCATTTCACGTGGCGGCGCCGAATGAACAAAGCTGGCTGGCACTCACCGGAGCGCCCTCCAAGGTGCCGTCGCTCACCAGCTTGCAAGAATTTCAACTGCAAACGTTCGCCGCCAGCCGGGCAGACCACGATCGCCAGCGCAAACTGATCGAACTTGATGCCGCCCGCCGCACTCCGGCAAGCGATAGCTCGGGCCGCGCCGCGCTGCTCGACTTCGTGCGCCACACCGCGGTGAACACCTACGCCAACAGCCGCCGACTCCACGATCTGTCGCAAAATTATCAGCCCTCCGTGCCGTATCCCGATAGCGGGCTGGCCGGGCGCTTGAAACTTGTCGCCCAGCTTATCGAGGCCGACATCGGAGCTCGCATTTTCTATGTCACGCTGAACGGCTTCGATACGCATGCCAACCAATTGACGATCCACGCCAATCTGCTGCGCGAGCTGTCGGAAGCCGCCACCGCGTTTTTCAAAGACATGTCGGCCCGCGGCCATCGCGACCGCGTGCTGCTGATGACGTTCTCTGAATTCGGCCGCCGCGCGAAGGAAAACCAAAGCCAAGGAACGGACCACGGCTCGGCCGCTCCGATGTTTTTGATCGGCGGCCGCGTGCGCCCGGGCGTGATCGGCGCGCATCCGAGCCTCAGCGATTTGGTGATGGACAAGCTCCGCCACCACACCGATTTCCGGCAGGTCTACGCCGCCGTGCTAGAACAATGGCTCGGCATCTCCAGCAAACCGGTGCTCGACGGCGATTTCCACCCGGTGCGGATCGTGCGAAGCTGA